The Patescibacteria group bacterium sequence GCAAGAATAATAATATAAAATAAAAATGGCGGAAGTTTTAGATGCACCATACACACCCGAGCTTGATGAGGAGCTAGAAGAAAATATAGCTGGCTCAAATGTTGGTGCTCGCCAAGATATTACTAGGCGTCAATTTGAGCAAGCTAAAAAACAAGCTATAAAAAAATCAGAGCAGGTCGCTGAAAGACAGTTTGCAAGATTAGCTGCTAAGACAAGTACCAAAGTCATACTGCGTATTTTAAATGGCGCATTTGCCGTAACAGTGGTGGGTATAATAGTGACCTATCTTATAATGACATTCCAATTTATAGCTGGTAATTGGTTGGGCAATGAGTCTGTAAAATTAGATTCATGGGAAGTAATCATCTGGGGATTTTTAACTTTATTTTTGATAGTACTTTTGATTGGTATTTTCATATTATTTATAATTTTAATAGCTATAGCACTTGAACCAGTGGCGGCAATATCTGCTTTAGGGTTGCAAGTATTTGAGACATTAAGAGGCATTATTCCTTAAATAAACCTTATATGAATATCAAAAAAATATTAATAGTAATAGGATTTTTCCTTTTTGTCTTGGGAATTGGCTTTGCTTTGTATTGGGTATTTTTTAGGACAGCGCCTAGTATACAGCAACCCAATGACAATCAGGCTATAGGAAATTTACCTTTTATAGGCAATGGCAACTTGAATGTTGTAAATACCAATGGCAACACCAATGGCAACATCAATATTTTGCCTTGGCAGCCTTATGTCACTGATAAAGTTTCTGAAGTAGCCAATGGCGGTTTGACAGTGGTAAATAAAATAACAGAAGCTGAAGCAAGTGGGGTGTTTACCGGTCAAAATGGTGTACAATTTTATGACAGTAATAGTCAAAAATTTTATCGTTTGGATGAAAATGGAAACATGGTAGAGCTAAGCGACGAAAAGTTTTTTCAGGTAGACAATGTCACTTGGGATAGAAACGGGGGTAAAGCAATACTAGAGTATCCTGATGGTTCAAATATTTTGTACAATTTTACTAGCGGTCAGCAGATAACTTTGCCAGCGGAAATGGAAAATTTTTCTTTTAATAGTAATGGTAATCAAATAGCCGCAAAATGGATAGGACCTACCGATGAAGACAATTGGCTGGTAGCGGCCAATGATGACGGCTCGGGCATGTTTTTGATAGAACCTTTGGGCGACCAAAGCTATGCCACTAGTGTGGGATTTTCACCTGATAATCAGGTAGCGGTGCTTCATACCAAATATGTTGATGCCGAGCGCCAGGAGGTCTATCCAATAGGTCTAAATGGAGAGAATTTTAAGTCTTTCAAGGTCAATGGAGCTGGTTTTAATTATGAATGGTCACCGGAAGGTAGCTCTATGCTTTATAGTGTTTATAATCAGGATACAAACTACAATCCAAACCTGTGGGTGACTAAAGGTAATACCAGTGAGCTTGGTGATATCAAAGTGTCCCTCAATATTGCCACTTGGCCAGACAAATGTACTTTTGTCGGAGAAAATGGTTTGTATTGTGCAGTACCACAGGGCTTGCCTAGAGGAGCTGGTTTTTATCCAGAAGTAGCTGATCGTTATCCTGACAATTTTTATTATATTGATTTGAATTCTGGTAGTAAGACACTGGTGGCTAGCCCAGTCGGTGATAGTGGTAGCTACAATGCCTATAATCTCGCCTTATCTCCTGACGGCAGTATTTTGTATTTTACAGACTCTAGCACAGGGGCTTTACAAAGTATTAGAATTAGATAAAATAAAATGGTAATAATAACTAATTGAATTTAAAATTTAAGATGACTTAAATTTTATTTAATAGGATAAATAAAATCATGAAGGGTAAAATTTTTTTTAAACTAATACTAGTGGCTGTGCTCTTTTGGGCTATTTTTTCAGCAGCTGGAGTCTATGCGTTTCCCGAAGAATTACCGGAACCAGATATATTTGGGGATAAAAAAGTTTGGTTTGTACCAAATGTTAGGATTCCTGGTACTGATTTTGATGGTCTGGTACCGGTAAAAGCCGACGGGGCATTAATAGGTCGTTATGTAGTAGCTATTTATACTTATGGGGCAGGATTTGCTGGAATTGTGGCTATGTTTATGCTGGTTTTGGCTGGTTGGAAGTGGCTGATGGCAGCTGGTAATTCCCAAAAAATAACTTCAGCCAAAGAAATGATAAATGGGGTTTTGGTTGGCTTGGCACTTTTGTTTGGTGGACAACTCTTACTTTCACAGATAAGTAAAGATTTGGTAGTTTTCCAGGAACTTAGTTTACCAGCGATTACTTCTATCAAAGAGGATGCTGCTCAATGCCAAGACGGTTTTGCTAAAAGAGCAGAAGAAGGTATTTATAGTTATTGTGGTAGTAGTTTTGTAACTACTAGCGCAGTCTATACCGGTCGAGAGATAACCTGTATTGATACTAGGTGTCCGGAAGATCAAATATGTGTCAGCACAAAAGGTAAAGGGCTATGTCCAGATTCGGTACCATATATATCCTCTAATGTACAATGTGGTTGTGTATCAAGTCTTTGCAGTGATATGTATTTTGGTCCGAACGACTGGCCATTGGCTTGTGGTTATTACATAACTCCCGAATTTTGTGAACAAAATTATTGCTTTGGTCAAGCTACAAAAGAGGATTCAGATCCTATGAGCGCTGTATGTATACTCAAAGATGATAACAAGTGCAAGCCCCTGAGTGAGCAAACTTGTGACACAACTGCAGATTGTATACTAGCTAATAATCCTGATACTAGGGGGTGGTGCTGTGAGGACGTCCCGGGAATCTTGGGACGGGATAAATGTAGTCCAATAGGCGGTCCAGATGGTATAGATTCTGAAAAATGTAAAAATTAAATTAGTCTAAGTGAGTTTTGTTTTTTAGAAACACAACCTTCGAGGTTAACCTCGAAGGTTGTTTGACAACTATATTATTTTATATTAAGCTAAAATTGTTTTGAAGAAAAGCGATTTTATCCAACCTCGGAGGTTAGATAAGGTCGTATTAACCTTATTTTTTATTTATGCCTAACAAACCGAGGGATATTTATCCAAATAATTATTATCATATTTATAATCGGGCGGTTGAGAAGAGGACGATATTTTATACAGAAAAGGATTACGAATATTTTATTGAAAAAGTCGCTTTTTATAGAGATAAAACAGGAATAAAAATTTTGGCTTATTGCGTATTGCCGAATCATTTTCATTTTTTACTTAAAGAGCCAAAATCAACCTCGGAGGTTAAAATTACAGCAATTGCTAGATTTATTTCTCTTTTGTCTAACTCTTATACTAAATATTTTAATTTAAATAAAGAACATTCGGGCAGGGTATTTCAAGGGCCGTATAAATCAAAGCTAGTAGATGATGATGATTATTTAAATGTTTTGTTGTCTTATATAAATTTGAATCCTTTAAAGCATAAGATGGTTACTAGAATTCAAGATTGGTATTATACCTCTCACCATAATTATATTGGTCAAGCAAAAAATAATCTTATTTACCATGATTACTTAGTTGATTTTAAAGAATATAAAAAAATAACAAATTCTTACAAAAAGGCATTTTCAAAAATAGATGATGAATTTAACCTCGAAGGTTAAAATTATTCCAGATGAGTTTCGCTTTTTAGCTCAGCGATTATATTTTGTAGGTTGTTTTGACTAGAATATTTTTTGTTGACCAGCATATCCTGGGCCCATTTTTGGGCCTTTTTGATTAAGTCAGCATCAGACAGTTTGGCTATTTTTAATTTTATCAGACCGGTTTGTTTGGTACCAAAGACATCGCCGGCCCCACGTAGCTCTAGATCTAGCTCGGCCAGCTTGAATCCATCGTTGGTCTTGGTCAAGGCGCTTAGCCTTTTTTTACTGACAGTTGATTCTTGGTCGCTAAATAAAAGACAAAAGCTTTCCAGGTCGTTGCGACCTATCCTACCACGAAATTGATGGAGCTGACTGAGGCCAAATCTTTCGGCACTTTCTATAATCATCATAGTGGCATTTGGTATATCAACTCCTACTTCAATCACAGAAGTAGCTACTAGTATGGGGAATTTATTATCTTTAAAATCCCTCATTATTTTTTCTTTTTCTGCGCTTTTGAGCTTGCCGTGTAGCATTCGTATTTCCAAATCAGTAAATATTTTATCGTTTAGTTTTTCATATTCTGCTTTGACAGATTTTGAGCCTAGCTTATCGCTCTCATCAATCAAGGGGCAGATGACAAAAGCTTGCTGACCTTCGGCTATTTTTTCTTTGATAAATTTGTAAGCGCCCAGTCTTTTTTTCTCTGGCACTACAAAAGTTTTGATCGGTTGCCGGCCGGCCGGCTTTTCTTTGATAATAGAAATATCTAAATCTCCATAAAGACTGAGAGTCAGAGTACGAGGGATGGGGGTAGCGGTCATAGATAAAAGATGAGGTACTCTATCATCAGGATTTTTTTCTTTGAGAGTTTTTCTTTGTTTTACTCCAAAGCGATGCTGTTCGTCTATAGTGACTAGGGCTAAATTGCAAAAATTTATTTTTTCTTGAATAAGGGCATGAGTGCCAATTACAAATTTGACCGTGCCTCTTTTGATTTTGGCTAGAAGTTCTTTTTTACTTATTTCTTTGTCAGCCAGCAGAGTCTGGGATCTAGTCAGCAGAGCCAGTTGGGTGTGAAATTTTTGAGACAGTATTTTTTTGGCACTCTCAAAGTGCTGGGCAGCCAGTATCTCAGTCGGAGCCATCAAAGCACTCTGCAAGCCATAGCTGGCGACATTGAGAGCCGACAAAAAGGCCAATACAGTCTTACCAGAGCCTACGTCGCCTTCAATAAGGCGATTCATAGGGTGTTTTTGAGCTAAGTCGGATAAGATGTCATACAAGGCTTTTTGTTGATCTACAGTCAGTTTAAAAGGCAGATTTTTGATAGTTTGATTGACTGTTTTGTCATTTAAAGGTATGGGGTAGCTAGCCTGTTTTTGGTAGTCTTGTTTGGCTAGTTGGTATTTCATCTGTAGATAGAGGAGCTCCTGGAATTTTAGTCTTTGACTGGCGTTGTTCAAAGACTTGTCGTCCTTGGGAAAGTGGATTTCTCGGAGAGCATCATAGAGCCAAGGGTATTTTTCTTTGTTGAGTATTTCAACAGGCAATGGATCATCAATCTCTTTGATGTCTTCTAGAGATTTTTTGATCAAAAAGCGTAGCTGCTTTTGGGATATGTCACCGCTTAGATGATATATTGGGACTAGTCGGGCACTATGAATTGGCTCGTCTTTTAGTTTTTCATATGTTGGACTGACGAGTTGCAATAATAAGCCATTTTTTTGAACTTTACCGCTTAAATATACCCAATCGTCTTTTTTTAATATTTGAGCCACGAATTTTTGGCCAAACCAAACAGCTTTGATATCACCGCTATCATCACTGGCCAGTATTTCAGTAATTATCATTTTTTTGCGCCAGGAGCGGTAGCTTTTGATGGTTTTTATTTTTACCAGGATCATGGCATTTTGATCAACAGTTAGTTCGGACACTTTGCTAATTTGGCTCAAGTCTTGATAGCGATAGGGGAAATACCAAAGCAAATCAGAGATATTTTCAACTCCAATTTTTTTGAAGCTACTAGACAACTTGGCTGCTATAGCGTGCAGGTTGGAAATATTAGTCTTCAAGTTGATTTTTGCTTTTTCCATGATATTTAGTTTTAATAAGCTGAACTTTGACAGTCCAGCTTATTGGTAAAAATTTTGTAAAATATTTTTATAATTTTAGCAGGCGGGAGATTCCTTCGCTGGCCGGCATTTCTTCTTTTTCTAAATCTTCATCCATATATCTCAGCAAAAATTCTCTGATCGTGACCGGATCCTGGTCTTCCAGTGGTATGGTTATTCTTTGTTTAAAATTATTTTTGGGCTGCAGATATAGATTGGTTATTTCTGGAGGATAGTAGATAATATAAAAATTAGCAAATTGTTTCCACTCCATGAATTTATCATTGATCAGTAGACCGTCTTCAGCCAAGGCCACTTGGACATTGATAGGATCTTTTTTTTCTAAAGACAGATAGACAACAGCAAACACCAGAAGGATGATGGCAAAGAGTAGGTTGTCGCTAAAATAAGAATAGACTAACATTGCCAGAAAGACCACGGTAAAGCTAATATACCAAACTTTGCTTTTTTCGTGTTTTATATACTCAGAAAATTCCCAAGCCGCCGCTACTTTACCAAAAATGTCTTCCAAATTTATTTCTTCTGGTTCGGTTGTATTTTGTTGGTTTTTTTCTTTTTTGGTCATATTTTTATCCTATTAGTGATGGTTTTATTATATCATAGTTTATTAAATAAAAAAAACACCCAATTGGTGTATATTGGTGTCCCCGAGAGGAGTCGAACCTCTGACCTTTTGGACCGCAACCAAACGCTCTATCCACTGAGCTACGAGGACTAAATTTAAACTCATCAGGCTGGAACCGTGTTCCGAATAAGCCCAGTAACAAGATTCTACAATATTCTGATTAAAAAATCAAGGGAGACTTGTGGCGCTTGTTTTTTATTAAAAAGTGACATATTATTAATTTAATAATTAAATAATATAAAATATATGAGATATATAAAGAAATTAGATTTTATATGCAAAACATCAGGGAGTCTTTTATTTGTAGTAGTGATAGGGCTAGCCGGTCCAGTCTGGGCAGCGAGCACTGATTATTATATGAAAATTGACGATATTCAAGGTGAGTCAAAAGAAGCTGAGGAATCTGGTCCTCCAATTTCTGGTATTGATATCAATGGAGAAGATGATCTGGATAGCGATGGGCGCGCCGAAACGCGTATTACTGGTGTTGAGCCAGATGAGATTGACTATGATAGCTCTCAAGAAACAAATTTTGGTGTGCTTTTAGATAGTGGTAATAGCGGCGAAGATTCAAATGAAACCAAAGATTCAGGTCAAGATACAACAGTGAGAGTTCAGGAAGAAGGTGTAGCCAATACTGGTATTGAGCCTGATGAGATTGATGTGGCAATTGACAATGAAACAAGCGCTGCGGTTGATGTGTTTATCAAAATTCCACCGATTGATGGTGAGAGCGATGAGAAGATGGTAGGGCTTGATGGTTTGTATATTGACTATCGTGATGATGATTCAGATGATGACAATTTGGAGGCTGATCACGAAGCCGAGATTACACTCAAGGGACAAGCAGGCGAAGCTAGAACCTCTGTCCAATATCCATATAAACTTGGTACTCATATTAGGGTAGATGCCAAGTTAGTGCGCGCTTGGGATCAAGAAACAAAAGAGGCTGTTCGTAGCCGTCTAGCTAGTAGGGATGCCAAAAATGAT is a genomic window containing:
- the recG gene encoding ATP-dependent DNA helicase RecG, translating into MEKAKINLKTNISNLHAIAAKLSSSFKKIGVENISDLLWYFPYRYQDLSQISKVSELTVDQNAMILVKIKTIKSYRSWRKKMIITEILASDDSGDIKAVWFGQKFVAQILKKDDWVYLSGKVQKNGLLLQLVSPTYEKLKDEPIHSARLVPIYHLSGDISQKQLRFLIKKSLEDIKEIDDPLPVEILNKEKYPWLYDALREIHFPKDDKSLNNASQRLKFQELLYLQMKYQLAKQDYQKQASYPIPLNDKTVNQTIKNLPFKLTVDQQKALYDILSDLAQKHPMNRLIEGDVGSGKTVLAFLSALNVASYGLQSALMAPTEILAAQHFESAKKILSQKFHTQLALLTRSQTLLADKEISKKELLAKIKRGTVKFVIGTHALIQEKINFCNLALVTIDEQHRFGVKQRKTLKEKNPDDRVPHLLSMTATPIPRTLTLSLYGDLDISIIKEKPAGRQPIKTFVVPEKKRLGAYKFIKEKIAEGQQAFVICPLIDESDKLGSKSVKAEYEKLNDKIFTDLEIRMLHGKLKSAEKEKIMRDFKDNKFPILVATSVIEVGVDIPNATMMIIESAERFGLSQLHQFRGRIGRNDLESFCLLFSDQESTVSKKRLSALTKTNDGFKLAELDLELRGAGDVFGTKQTGLIKLKIAKLSDADLIKKAQKWAQDMLVNKKYSSQNNLQNIIAELKSETHLE
- a CDS encoding transposase, with product MPNKPRDIYPNNYYHIYNRAVEKRTIFYTEKDYEYFIEKVAFYRDKTGIKILAYCVLPNHFHFLLKEPKSTSEVKITAIARFISLLSNSYTKYFNLNKEHSGRVFQGPYKSKLVDDDDYLNVLLSYINLNPLKHKMVTRIQDWYYTSHHNYIGQAKNNLIYHDYLVDFKEYKKITNSYKKAFSKIDDEFNLEG
- a CDS encoding pilin gives rise to the protein MKGKIFFKLILVAVLFWAIFSAAGVYAFPEELPEPDIFGDKKVWFVPNVRIPGTDFDGLVPVKADGALIGRYVVAIYTYGAGFAGIVAMFMLVLAGWKWLMAAGNSQKITSAKEMINGVLVGLALLFGGQLLLSQISKDLVVFQELSLPAITSIKEDAAQCQDGFAKRAEEGIYSYCGSSFVTTSAVYTGREITCIDTRCPEDQICVSTKGKGLCPDSVPYISSNVQCGCVSSLCSDMYFGPNDWPLACGYYITPEFCEQNYCFGQATKEDSDPMSAVCILKDDNKCKPLSEQTCDTTADCILANNPDTRGWCCEDVPGILGRDKCSPIGGPDGIDSEKCKN